A region from the Catellatospora sp. TT07R-123 genome encodes:
- a CDS encoding acetyl-CoA C-acetyltransferase: protein MTSVIVSGARTPMGRLLGNLKDLSATQLGSVAIKAALERAGVAPEQVQYVIMGQVLQAGGGQITARQAAVGAGIPMNVPALTVNKVCLSGLDAIALADQLIRAGEFDIVVAGGMESMTNAPHLLIGQRNGYKYGDVVIKDHMALDGLTDAYDQIAMGESTENHNKRYEISREEQDAFAAASHQRAAAAQKNGHFAEEIAPVTIPARKGDPIVVSEDEGVRPDTTPETLAKLRPAFAKDGTITAGSSSPISDGAAAVVVMSKAKAQELGLTWLAEIGAHGNVAGPDNSLHAQPANAIKHALAKEGLTTVDLDLVEINEAFAAVGIQSMRELGITSDIVNVNGGAIALGHPIGMSGARLALTLALELKRRGGGVGAAALCGGGGQGDALILKVAA, encoded by the coding sequence ATGACTTCTGTGATCGTCAGCGGCGCGCGTACGCCGATGGGCCGCCTGCTCGGCAATCTCAAGGACCTCTCCGCGACCCAGCTCGGCTCGGTCGCGATCAAGGCGGCGCTGGAGCGCGCCGGGGTCGCCCCCGAGCAGGTCCAGTACGTGATCATGGGCCAGGTGCTCCAGGCCGGCGGCGGCCAGATCACCGCCCGCCAGGCCGCCGTCGGCGCCGGCATCCCGATGAACGTCCCGGCCCTGACCGTGAACAAGGTCTGCCTGTCCGGCCTCGACGCGATCGCCCTGGCCGACCAGCTCATCCGCGCGGGCGAGTTCGACATCGTGGTCGCGGGCGGCATGGAGTCGATGACCAACGCCCCGCACCTGCTGATCGGCCAGCGCAACGGCTACAAGTACGGCGACGTCGTGATCAAGGACCACATGGCCCTCGACGGCCTCACCGACGCGTACGACCAGATCGCCATGGGCGAGTCGACCGAGAACCACAACAAGCGCTACGAGATCAGCCGCGAGGAGCAGGACGCCTTCGCCGCGGCCTCGCACCAGCGCGCCGCCGCCGCGCAGAAGAACGGGCACTTCGCCGAGGAGATCGCCCCGGTCACCATCCCGGCCCGCAAGGGCGACCCGATCGTGGTCAGCGAGGACGAGGGCGTACGCCCCGACACCACGCCGGAGACCCTGGCCAAGCTGCGCCCGGCCTTCGCCAAGGACGGCACCATCACCGCCGGTTCCTCCTCGCCCATCTCCGACGGCGCCGCCGCGGTCGTGGTCATGAGCAAGGCGAAGGCGCAGGAACTGGGCCTGACCTGGCTGGCCGAGATCGGCGCGCACGGCAACGTGGCCGGACCGGACAACTCGCTGCACGCCCAGCCCGCCAACGCGATCAAGCACGCGCTGGCCAAGGAGGGCCTGACCACGGTCGACCTCGACCTGGTCGAGATCAACGAGGCGTTCGCGGCCGTCGGCATCCAGTCCATGCGCGAGCTGGGCATCACCTCCGACATCGTCAACGTCAACGGCGGCGCCATCGCGCTGGGCCACCCGATCGGCATGTCCGGCGCCCGGCTGGCGCTGACCCTGGCGCTGGAGCTCAAGCGCCGCGGCGGCGGTGTCGGCGCGGCCGCGCTGTGCGGCGGCGGCGGCCAGGGCGACGCGCTGATCCTCAAGGTGGCTGCGTGA
- the mce gene encoding methylmalonyl-CoA epimerase gives MTEPASLSTSSQSVKSLSVGLQRIDHVGVAVPDLDTAIAFYEGTFGMTCVHVETNEEQGVREAMMQVAPGVEGGAIQLLAPLRPDSAIGKFLDRSGPGMQQLAFTVVDIDATCAALRERGMRLLYETPRRGTANSRINFVHPKDAGGVLVELVQPAADH, from the coding sequence ATGACCGAACCAGCATCCCTGTCGACCTCGTCACAGAGTGTCAAATCGCTCTCCGTCGGGCTGCAGCGCATCGATCACGTCGGCGTCGCGGTGCCGGACCTCGACACCGCCATCGCCTTCTACGAAGGTACGTTCGGAATGACCTGCGTGCACGTGGAGACCAACGAGGAGCAGGGCGTACGCGAGGCGATGATGCAGGTCGCCCCCGGCGTGGAGGGCGGCGCCATCCAGCTGCTGGCTCCGCTGCGCCCCGATTCGGCCATCGGGAAGTTCCTCGACCGCAGCGGCCCCGGGATGCAGCAGCTCGCCTTCACCGTGGTGGACATCGACGCGACCTGCGCGGCCCTGCGCGAACGCGGCATGCGCCTGCTCTACGAGACCCCCCGGCGCGGCACCGCGAACTCCCGGATCAACTTCGTGCACCCGAAGGACGCGGGCGGCGTACTCGTCGAGCTGGTTCAGCCTGCCGCCGACCACTGA
- the ccrA gene encoding crotonyl-CoA carboxylase/reductase has translation MQDILDVIMEAEGSADPAEHLRRLASVPVPAAYQGMVVRADEAAMFDGLATRDKDPRKSLHLQEVPTPELGPGEALIAVMASAVNYNTVWTSIFEPVSTFAFLRKYGRLSPLTARHDLPYHVVGSDAAGVVLRTGAGVTKWKPGDQIVAHCLNVELEDAAGHDDTMLDPQQRIWGFETNYGGLAQLAIVKANQLMPKPAHLTWEEAASPGLVNSTAYRQLVSHHGANMKQGDVVLIWGASGGLGSYATQMALNGGAIPVCVVSSPDKAELCRRMGADLVIDRVAEGYQFWSDETTQDPSEWKRFGARIRELTGGDDPDIVFEHPGRETFGASVYVAKKGGTIVTCASTSGYEHQYDNRYLWMSLKRIVGSHFANYREAWEANRLVDLGRIHPTLSKSFPLEQTGQAAYEVHRNTHQGKVGVLCLAPQEGLGVRDQEKRARHLTAINRFRGV, from the coding sequence GTGCAAGACATCCTCGACGTGATCATGGAGGCCGAGGGCTCCGCCGACCCCGCCGAGCACCTGCGCCGACTTGCCTCGGTGCCGGTACCGGCCGCCTACCAGGGCATGGTCGTGCGCGCCGACGAGGCCGCGATGTTCGACGGCCTGGCCACCCGCGACAAGGACCCGCGCAAGTCGCTGCACCTGCAGGAGGTGCCGACGCCCGAACTCGGGCCGGGCGAGGCGCTGATCGCCGTGATGGCCAGCGCGGTCAACTACAACACCGTGTGGACGTCCATCTTCGAGCCGGTGTCGACCTTCGCCTTCCTCAGGAAGTACGGACGGCTGTCGCCCCTGACCGCGCGCCACGACCTGCCCTACCACGTGGTGGGTTCGGACGCGGCGGGCGTGGTGCTGCGCACCGGCGCCGGGGTCACCAAGTGGAAGCCCGGCGACCAGATCGTGGCGCACTGCCTGAACGTCGAGCTGGAGGACGCGGCGGGCCACGACGACACCATGCTCGACCCGCAGCAGCGCATCTGGGGGTTCGAGACCAACTACGGCGGCCTGGCACAGCTCGCGATCGTCAAGGCCAACCAGCTGATGCCCAAGCCCGCCCACCTGACCTGGGAGGAGGCGGCCAGCCCGGGGCTGGTCAACTCCACCGCGTACCGGCAGCTCGTCTCGCACCACGGGGCGAACATGAAGCAGGGCGACGTCGTGCTGATCTGGGGCGCCAGCGGCGGGCTCGGGTCGTACGCGACGCAGATGGCCCTCAACGGCGGCGCGATCCCGGTCTGTGTGGTGTCCTCGCCGGACAAGGCGGAGCTGTGCCGCCGCATGGGCGCCGACCTGGTCATCGACCGCGTCGCGGAGGGTTACCAGTTCTGGTCGGACGAGACCACTCAGGACCCCTCGGAGTGGAAGCGGTTCGGGGCGCGCATCCGCGAGCTGACCGGCGGCGACGACCCCGACATCGTGTTCGAGCACCCGGGCCGCGAGACCTTCGGCGCCAGCGTGTACGTCGCCAAGAAGGGCGGCACCATCGTCACCTGCGCCTCGACCAGCGGCTACGAGCATCAGTACGACAACCGCTACCTGTGGATGTCGCTCAAGCGGATCGTCGGCAGCCACTTCGCGAACTACCGCGAGGCGTGGGAGGCCAACCGGCTCGTCGACCTCGGCCGCATCCACCCGACGCTGTCCAAGTCGTTCCCGCTGGAGCAGACCGGCCAGGCCGCGTACGAGGTCCACCGCAACACCCACCAGGGCAAGGTCGGCGTGCTGTGCCTGGCCCCGCAGGAGGGTCTGGGCGTACGCGACCAGGAGAAGCGGGCCCGCCACCTCACCGCCATCAACCGCTTCCGCGGGGTCTGA
- a CDS encoding transporter substrate-binding domain-containing protein: MSTSMPSTPSEPEPPESGLGLRDELYWILPIGITLVGGVAFLLINQNWGANVAAILALPVEVAGVVFAVLTAKGVGGLGGARKPRIPRNRRRITVYLSVLILAVSGVVYYFVREPDPYEFLSGDVRIGYVEPGYPGWHEGNGLGRHGFNVSVAQALLDYFPKMTSIQWVPLEDNDDRIAALTGDNPVQLVISNFSMTEARKELIDFAGPYFNDVEGFATHDSTAETVHDIHRVCVPSGSTAELRLRKLGYDVVVEPTLRACFQRFFSGSEPDLAVSTDLAIIQAYVGSLPPDKRKEVPRFLSVGVEQYGVGLPNNSPKLCAKVNEALSQFLRLGWSNAFKATLGQLGLKEIDTVHSIEHRPERTDPCEPAAPWRK, encoded by the coding sequence GTGTCTACGTCGATGCCATCGACCCCGTCCGAGCCCGAGCCGCCAGAGAGCGGCCTGGGCCTGCGCGACGAGCTGTACTGGATCCTCCCGATCGGGATCACCCTGGTCGGCGGAGTCGCATTCCTGCTGATCAATCAGAACTGGGGCGCCAACGTAGCCGCCATCCTCGCACTGCCGGTCGAGGTGGCCGGGGTGGTCTTCGCGGTCCTCACCGCGAAGGGGGTCGGCGGCCTGGGCGGCGCCCGCAAGCCCCGGATCCCGCGCAACCGGCGCCGGATCACCGTCTACCTCTCGGTGCTGATCCTCGCGGTGAGCGGTGTCGTCTACTACTTCGTCCGCGAGCCCGACCCGTACGAGTTCCTCTCCGGCGACGTCCGCATCGGCTACGTCGAGCCCGGCTACCCGGGCTGGCACGAGGGCAACGGGCTCGGCCGGCACGGGTTCAACGTCTCCGTGGCGCAGGCCCTGCTCGACTACTTCCCGAAGATGACCAGCATCCAGTGGGTGCCGCTGGAGGACAACGACGACCGGATCGCGGCGCTGACCGGCGACAACCCGGTGCAGTTGGTGATCTCCAACTTCTCCATGACCGAGGCGCGCAAGGAGCTGATCGACTTCGCGGGGCCGTACTTCAACGACGTCGAGGGGTTCGCCACGCACGACAGCACCGCCGAGACGGTGCACGACATCCACCGCGTCTGCGTGCCGTCAGGGTCGACGGCCGAGCTGCGGCTGCGCAAGCTCGGCTACGACGTCGTCGTGGAACCCACGCTGCGCGCCTGCTTCCAGCGCTTCTTCTCGGGTTCCGAACCGGACCTCGCCGTCTCCACCGACCTGGCGATCATCCAGGCGTACGTCGGGTCGCTGCCGCCGGACAAGCGCAAGGAGGTGCCGAGGTTCCTGTCCGTCGGCGTCGAGCAGTACGGCGTCGGCCTGCCCAACAACTCCCCGAAGCTCTGCGCGAAGGTCAACGAGGCGCTGTCGCAGTTCCTGCGGCTGGGCTGGTCCAACGCGTTCAAGGCCACGCTCGGCCAGCTGGGTCTCAAGGAGATCGACACCGTGCACAGCATCGAGCACCGTCCCGAGCGCACGGACCCCTGCGAGCCCGCGGCACCCTGGCGCAAGTGA
- a CDS encoding DivIVA domain-containing protein: MPQQPSNVAFFDGANTQHDFTVVLRGYDRTQVDDFVGRLNAQLVQSEQARNEAEQRMNDAQRRLRQAEQRLSSVEQKLTDTSKQLEENSRPTLSGLGTRVEQILRLAEEQANDHRGESKRESEGILSAARLEAREITDKARAEAAAMKATAEREAGNLRTAAEREAAEVRVQARREADTLRADADRETKQLRTATSHEVAELKATVEREVATLRATAEREITQLRAKAAREAEEKRAEASKMLADARDKRDKDLQALQLELAERREKSEREETQRHSAAVAATQKLVGEAEERARAAEDRAKEIEQRAEARRVESERTAAETTEKARAGAEKAVNEAKAEAHRLVTEARNEAELTTNAARREVEDLTRQKNAVTAQLGQMLSGLAGIVPGVGAPAPAPAAEEKPKAAEGA; encoded by the coding sequence ATGCCCCAGCAGCCGTCCAACGTCGCGTTCTTCGATGGCGCGAACACCCAGCATGACTTCACTGTCGTCCTGCGCGGTTACGACCGTACGCAGGTAGATGACTTCGTCGGTCGCCTCAACGCCCAGCTCGTCCAGTCCGAGCAGGCCCGCAACGAGGCCGAGCAGCGCATGAACGACGCCCAGCGTCGGCTGCGCCAGGCCGAGCAGCGCCTGAGCTCGGTCGAGCAGAAGCTCACCGACACCAGCAAGCAGCTCGAGGAGAACAGCCGCCCGACCCTCTCCGGGCTCGGCACGCGCGTCGAGCAGATCCTGCGCCTGGCCGAGGAGCAGGCCAACGACCACCGCGGCGAGTCCAAGCGGGAGTCCGAGGGCATCCTGTCCGCCGCCCGCCTCGAGGCCCGCGAGATCACCGACAAGGCGCGGGCCGAGGCCGCCGCCATGAAGGCGACCGCCGAGCGCGAGGCCGGCAACCTGCGCACCGCCGCCGAGCGCGAGGCCGCCGAGGTCCGGGTGCAGGCCCGCCGCGAGGCCGACACGCTGCGCGCCGACGCCGACCGCGAGACCAAGCAGCTGCGCACGGCCACCTCGCACGAGGTCGCCGAGCTGAAGGCCACCGTGGAGCGCGAGGTCGCCACCCTGCGCGCCACCGCCGAGCGCGAGATCACCCAGCTGCGCGCCAAGGCCGCCCGCGAGGCGGAGGAGAAGCGCGCCGAGGCTTCGAAGATGCTGGCCGACGCGCGCGACAAGCGCGACAAGGACCTGCAGGCGCTCCAGCTGGAGCTGGCCGAGCGCCGGGAGAAGTCCGAGCGCGAGGAGACCCAGCGTCACTCCGCCGCCGTCGCCGCCACGCAGAAGCTGGTCGGCGAGGCCGAGGAGCGCGCCCGTGCCGCCGAGGACCGGGCCAAGGAGATCGAGCAGCGTGCAGAGGCCCGCCGGGTCGAGTCGGAGCGCACCGCCGCCGAGACCACCGAGAAGGCGCGCGCTGGCGCGGAGAAGGCCGTCAACGAGGCCAAGGCCGAGGCGCACCGCCTGGTGACCGAGGCCCGCAACGAGGCCGAGCTGACCACCAACGCCGCCCGCCGCGAGGTCGAGGACCTCACCCGCCAGAAGAACGCGGTCACCGCGCAGCTGGGCCAGATGCTGTCCGGTCTGGCCGGCATCGTCCCGGGTGTCGGCGCCCCGGCTCCGGCCCCCGCCGCGGAGGAAAAGCCGAAGGCCGCCGAGGGCGCCTGA